GCAGCAAGGCATCCGCAAGTACGGCGTACCGCTTGGCCTTTATAGCGATCGGCACACCATCTTTCGCTCGCCCAAGGAGAAGCTGACCGTGGAGCAGGAACTGGCCGGCGAAACGAAGCCGCTCTCCCACTTCGGCAAGGCGATGGCCGAGCTTCATATCGAGCATATCCAGGCCGTCACGCCACAGGCTAAGGGACGCGTTGAGCGGCTCTGGAAGACATTCCAAGATCGCTTGGTCATCGAACTGCGGCTGCTCGGCGTCCAGACGATGGAGGAGGCCAATGCGGTGCTGCCCAAGCTGCTGGAAAAGCACAATCGCCAATTCGCCATTCCGCCCAAAGAGGCGGAGTCGGCGTACATGAAGCTGGATCCATCTGTCCATTTGAATCATGTGTTCACGATTCGCGAGTACCGAAAGTTAGGACACGGAAACACGCTCTCTTATAACGGGAAGGTGTATACCTTCGCCAAGCCCTGTGATTTCCGTTTCGAAGCCAGAACGACGGTGGAGGTGCGTGAAACGCTCGCTGGAGAAGTGCTCGTTTGGCACAACGGTCAAGCGATTCCGCTGAAAGAAACGGAAAAGCCGGTACGCAAACCAGTGACCCAAACAAAAAAGGCGGAGCCTGCGCAGCCGCGCAAACCCGCCGCCAACCACCCTTGGAGGTTGGCATGGAACAGAAGACAACAACAGGATAACACAAAAACAACAACCGTCCAAGTCACTGGAACGGGCGGCTACGCAAATTAACAAAGTGACATTTTTACAGACGAGTTAAGGTGACATTTTCACAGACGCTTGACA
The window above is part of the Paenibacillus thermoaerophilus genome. Proteins encoded here:
- a CDS encoding ISNCY family transposase, producing MTRAELKKVLVVEKILDGRMTNAEGAATLGLSVRQMIRLKKKYVAEGGAQALAHRNRGRKPKHALSEEIKHQVVELYKTKYHGSNNCHFAELLEEHESLKLSPSSIRRMLLEKGIKQAKQRRRGKTHRPRERKPQAGMLWQMDATPYAWLEDRAPAFTLHAAIDDATGTVVGAVFRPTECREGYSLVMQQGIRKYGVPLGLYSDRHTIFRSPKEKLTVEQELAGETKPLSHFGKAMAELHIEHIQAVTPQAKGRVERLWKTFQDRLVIELRLLGVQTMEEANAVLPKLLEKHNRQFAIPPKEAESAYMKLDPSVHLNHVFTIREYRKLGHGNTLSYNGKVYTFAKPCDFRFEARTTVEVRETLAGEVLVWHNGQAIPLKETEKPVRKPVTQTKKAEPAQPRKPAANHPWRLAWNRRQQQDNTKTTTVQVTGTGGYAN